Below is a genomic region from Echinicola rosea.
GGTACCGTTGCCTACCGAAAATGTGGATACGGACCAAATCATCCCTGCAAGATTTCTGAAAGCTACCGAAAGGAAAGGTTTCGGAGAAAGCTTGTTCATGGATTGGAGATATGACAGTGAAGGAAATCCGAAAGCTGATTTTGTGCTGAATGACCCTACCTACTCCGGTAAAGTATTGGTAGCTGGCAAAAACTTCGGATCAGGATCCAGCCGCGAGCACGCCGCTTGGGCGATTTATGATTATGGATTTAGATGTGTGGTGTCCAGCTTCTTTGCGGATATCTTTAAAAACAATGCCCTGAACGTAGGCATTCTGCCAGTGACTATTTCACCAGAATTTTTGGATGAGATTTTTGCAGAAGTAGAAAAAGATCCTGCTACGGAAGTGGAAGTAGATATCGCCAAGCAAACCATCACCCTTCTAAGTACAGGAAGTTCAGAATCGTTTGATATCAACGCTTACAAAAAACAAAACATGCAAAATGGTTTTGATGATATCGACTATTTGCTGAACATGAAAGATCAGATCGTTGAATTCGAGAAAACGAGATAATAACACGTCCAACAATACTTATCCAAGCCATGGTGATCTGTACCACGGCTTGGATACTTTGTTGGTCCAGCCACTTGATCCTTAATACCAGACACTAATATAATCATGCGTTTTGATAAGAAAATAGAAATCATGGATACCACACTGCGGGATGGTGAACAGACCTCAGGCGTGTCCTTTTTACCTTCTGAGAAACTCCAGATAGCTAAGCTGTTGTTGGAGGAGCTGAAGGTGGACAGGATTGAAGTGGCATCGGCAAGGGTTTCTGAGGGAGAGCTTGAGGGAGTAAAGAAAATTACGCATTGGGCTGCTGAGAGAGGGTATTTGGACAAGGTAGAAGTGTTGGGTTTTGTGGACACGCCGGCATCGGTGGATTGGCTGACTGAGGCTGGAGCTAAAGTACTTAACCTCTTGACCAAAGGATCCCTTAACCACCTTACTCACCAGCTAAAAAAAACACCTGAGCAGCATTTTGCCGATATCCAAAAGTGCATTGCCTATGCCAATGAAAAGGGGATTGCGGTGAATGTTTATTTGGAAGATTGGAGTAGTGGAATGCGCCACTCTAGGGATTATACCCTAGAGCTGATTGCTTTTTTAGCAGAGCAAAATGTAGAAAGGATCATGTTGCCGGATACCTTGGGGCTTCTTAAGCCTGCTGAGGTGGCGGAATTTGTGGGGTTAGTAAGCAGTTCTTTTCCTAAGGTGCGTTTTGATTTCCATGCTCATAACGATTACGACCTGTCTGTGGCAAATGTCCTGGAAGCCATAAACCATGGTGTGTCAGGTGTGCACTCCACCGTGAATGGTCTTGGAGAGCGGGCCGGAAATGCACCATTGGAGAGTATAGTGGCCACGATTACGGACTTTACAGATGTAAAGCTGAATGTCCAAGAAAATAAAATTTACCGTATCAGTAAGCTGGTAGAGCAGTTTTCAGGACTTCATATCCCCTCCAATAAGCCAGTGGTAGGCGAGAATGTTTTTACCCAAACGGCTGGCATCCATGCAGACGGGGACAACAAGAAGAATCTTTATTTTAACGATCTCTTGCCAGAACGATTTGGCCGGACAAGGAAGTACGCTTTGGGTAAAACTTCAGGCAAAGCCAATATCCTTAAAAACCTGTTGGAGCTGGGCATAGAACTGGAACCTGAAGAGCTGAGCAAGGTCACGCAAAAGATCATTGAGTTGGGAGATCGGAAAGAACGGGTGACCACGGAAGACCTTCCGTATATCATTTCCGATGTACTTCAGAACAACTCCATCAAGAAGGACATCAGCATTGAAGGATACCACATGACGCACTCCAAAGGCCTTAAGCCTACAGTGCAGCTGAAGCTGAAATTTTACGATCAATTCTATGAGGCCCATGCTTCTGGCAATGGACAGTTTGATTCGTTTATGCTGGCACTTCAAAAAATCTATAAGTCCCTGGACAAAAAACTTCCCAAGTTGACCGATTTTAGTGTGAGTATTCCTCCCGGTGGTAAAACAGACGCCTTTGTGGAGACGGTCATCACATGGGATTTTGGAAGGATCATCAAGACCAAAGGCTTGGACAGTGACCAGACCGTGGCTGCCATGATGGCCACAGAAAAAATGCTCAATATCATCGAACAAATCAATTCAGGAAATCGTGCAGGACAAGAGCATCTCACGAAGGCATGATGATCAATCAAGCGAGATTCAATGTGACCATTAAGCATTATTTATAGTAGATTAAAACCAGAAAATAAAAATTTATATGGAAATGAATATAGCGCTGCTGCCAGGTGATGGTATCGGCCCTGAAGTGATCGAACAAACGGTGAAAGTGGTTAAAGCCGTAGGAAAGAAATTTGGCCACAACATGACTTTTAAGGAAGCCGTAGTAGGGGCAGCAGCGATAGATGCCACAGGGAATCCCTATCCTGATGAAACCCATGAGGTATGCCTACAGGCGGATGCTGTACTATTCGGCGCCATTGGTGATCCAAAGTACGACAATGATCCCAAAGCCAAGGTGAGGCCAGAGCAAGGGCTGCTGGCCATGAGAAAGAAACTGGGACTTTTTTCCAACGTACGACCTACCTTCACTTTTCCTTCATTGATCCATAAGTCACCCTTAAAAAAAGAGCGAATCGAAGGCACCGATTTGGTGTTTTTGAGAGAATTGACCGGTGGTATTTACTTTGGAGAGCCTAGAGGGCGTAATGAGCAAGGCACCAAGGCATTTGATACCAATGTATATACCAAAGAGGAAATCACCCGGTTGGCTCGGATGGGGTTTGAATTTGCCCAAAAACGAAGAAAATTATTGACCTGTGTGGATAAGGCAAATGTATTGGCCACTTCCCGACTTTGGAGAGAAACGGTGCAGGATTTGGAGCCAGAGTATCCTGATGTTAAGGTAGAGTATGAATTTGTGGACGCCGTGGCCATGCGCCTGATCCAGTG
It encodes:
- the leuD gene encoding 3-isopropylmalate dehydratase small subunit, whose protein sequence is MAYDKFNLLKSTVVPLPTENVDTDQIIPARFLKATERKGFGESLFMDWRYDSEGNPKADFVLNDPTYSGKVLVAGKNFGSGSSREHAAWAIYDYGFRCVVSSFFADIFKNNALNVGILPVTISPEFLDEIFAEVEKDPATEVEVDIAKQTITLLSTGSSESFDINAYKKQNMQNGFDDIDYLLNMKDQIVEFEKTR
- a CDS encoding alpha-isopropylmalate synthase regulatory domain-containing protein, encoding MRFDKKIEIMDTTLRDGEQTSGVSFLPSEKLQIAKLLLEELKVDRIEVASARVSEGELEGVKKITHWAAERGYLDKVEVLGFVDTPASVDWLTEAGAKVLNLLTKGSLNHLTHQLKKTPEQHFADIQKCIAYANEKGIAVNVYLEDWSSGMRHSRDYTLELIAFLAEQNVERIMLPDTLGLLKPAEVAEFVGLVSSSFPKVRFDFHAHNDYDLSVANVLEAINHGVSGVHSTVNGLGERAGNAPLESIVATITDFTDVKLNVQENKIYRISKLVEQFSGLHIPSNKPVVGENVFTQTAGIHADGDNKKNLYFNDLLPERFGRTRKYALGKTSGKANILKNLLELGIELEPEELSKVTQKIIELGDRKERVTTEDLPYIISDVLQNNSIKKDISIEGYHMTHSKGLKPTVQLKLKFYDQFYEAHASGNGQFDSFMLALQKIYKSLDKKLPKLTDFSVSIPPGGKTDAFVETVITWDFGRIIKTKGLDSDQTVAAMMATEKMLNIIEQINSGNRAGQEHLTKA
- the leuB gene encoding 3-isopropylmalate dehydrogenase, which gives rise to MEMNIALLPGDGIGPEVIEQTVKVVKAVGKKFGHNMTFKEAVVGAAAIDATGNPYPDETHEVCLQADAVLFGAIGDPKYDNDPKAKVRPEQGLLAMRKKLGLFSNVRPTFTFPSLIHKSPLKKERIEGTDLVFLRELTGGIYFGEPRGRNEQGTKAFDTNVYTKEEITRLARMGFEFAQKRRKLLTCVDKANVLATSRLWRETVQDLEPEYPDVKVEYEFVDAVAMRLIQWPKAYDVLITENLFGDILTDEASVISGSMGLMPSASLGTDVKLFEPIHGSYPQAAGKDIANPLATVLSAAMMFEYAFDLKEEAKAITDVVNLSLAEGVVTEDIAEESKPSKTSEVGDWLAEQILK